One part of the Nostoc sp. PCC 7120 = FACHB-418 genome encodes these proteins:
- a CDS encoding ATP-binding protein, producing MLANQSVKNGHDLSLKLDSTLQELPVWDVEVEIHLPGNKLISFFEHEPLLPGVILTDNQKFVGMISRQRFFECMSRPYSFGLFSMRPIESLYNFLQAQIFIFPAHKLVTETTQEALQRSPQFVYEPILVKSASGKHEVLDFHQLLLANSQIHALTLEKLQHVKKQSRIAKAGFRDLQNNYTQLLQNEKMAALGQLVAGIAHEVNNPINFIAGNLVHTIDYTQQLLNLINLYQHNYPHPVEEITTAIAESELGFISHDLPNLLTSMRSGCDRIVQIIRSLRNFSRLDESDRKLVDIHEGIDSTLLILQSRLKNPNITHPINVIKEYENLPLVDCYAGLLNQVFMNLLSNAIDALEEAIVKYSGMVTKPQIIIRTEIIDDQQVVIRIADNGIGIPEEAKQRLFDPFFTTKPVGKGTGLGLSICHQIIVEKHGGQMDCISSLGKGAEFIIKIPLKFKVVGK from the coding sequence ATGCTCGCTAATCAAAGCGTGAAAAACGGTCATGATTTGAGCCTGAAATTAGATTCTACGTTACAAGAATTACCTGTGTGGGATGTTGAGGTGGAAATTCATCTTCCAGGTAACAAATTGATTAGCTTTTTTGAGCATGAGCCTTTATTGCCAGGAGTCATTTTAACTGATAATCAGAAATTTGTAGGGATGATTTCACGACAGCGATTTTTTGAGTGTATGAGTCGTCCTTATAGTTTTGGCTTGTTTTCGATGCGCCCGATTGAAAGTCTCTACAATTTTCTCCAAGCACAAATTTTTATCTTTCCTGCCCATAAGTTAGTAACAGAAACTACTCAAGAAGCATTGCAGCGATCACCTCAATTTGTCTATGAACCAATTTTAGTGAAAAGTGCATCGGGAAAGCATGAGGTACTCGATTTCCATCAGCTGCTTTTAGCTAACTCCCAAATTCATGCTCTCACCCTAGAAAAACTACAACACGTCAAAAAACAATCCCGAATAGCTAAGGCAGGATTTCGTGACCTGCAAAATAACTATACTCAACTATTGCAAAATGAGAAAATGGCGGCTTTAGGTCAGTTGGTCGCAGGTATTGCTCATGAAGTTAATAATCCCATCAACTTTATTGCTGGTAATCTTGTCCATACTATTGACTACACTCAGCAATTACTCAACCTCATCAATTTATACCAACATAATTATCCCCATCCTGTAGAGGAAATTACAACTGCGATCGCTGAAAGTGAACTGGGCTTTATTAGCCATGATTTACCTAATCTACTAACTTCTATGCGGAGTGGGTGCGATCGGATCGTACAAATTATTCGCTCTTTACGCAATTTCTCTCGTCTGGATGAATCTGATAGAAAACTGGTGGATATTCATGAAGGTATTGATAGCACTTTGCTGATTTTACAAAGTCGGCTCAAAAACCCAAACATTACTCACCCTATTAACGTTATCAAAGAATATGAGAACCTGCCTTTAGTTGATTGCTATGCTGGTTTACTCAATCAAGTATTTATGAATCTTCTCAGCAATGCTATTGATGCTTTGGAAGAAGCTATAGTCAAATATTCAGGAATGGTAACCAAGCCACAAATTATCATTCGGACAGAAATTATAGATGATCAGCAAGTAGTAATTCGCATTGCTGACAACGGGATAGGAATCCCAGAAGAGGCAAAACAGCGATTGTTTGACCCATTTTTTACGACTAAGCCTGTAGGTAAAGGTACTGGTTTAGGTTTATCTATCTGCCATCAGATTATCGTTGAGAAACATGGTGGACAGATGGATTGTATATCTAGTTTAGGAAAAGGAGCCGAGTTCATTATTAAAATTCCACTCAAATTTAAAGTAGTCGGCAAATGA
- a CDS encoding DUF2141 domain-containing protein — translation MRKKWAVSLILLTTLGNLAWSWSARANFNGKLTVEIDGLKNKQGQVCVSIFTSSQGFPGDRKRVFDRQCTQINETPLKLTFNNLKAGTYAVAAIQDLNGDGTLNRNDLGMPVEPFGFSRNPEVRTSAPKFGDAAFILAGRNTTIQVQMKKL, via the coding sequence ATGAGAAAAAAATGGGCAGTTAGCCTAATACTGCTGACAACTTTGGGAAATTTAGCTTGGTCATGGAGTGCTAGGGCTAATTTTAATGGCAAGCTGACTGTGGAAATTGATGGGTTAAAAAACAAACAAGGACAAGTTTGCGTCAGCATATTTACTAGTAGCCAAGGATTCCCCGGTGACCGCAAACGGGTATTCGATAGGCAGTGTACTCAGATTAACGAAACACCATTAAAACTTACTTTTAACAACTTAAAAGCAGGAACTTACGCTGTAGCAGCCATTCAAGACTTGAATGGTGATGGCACTCTTAATCGCAATGACTTAGGTATGCCTGTTGAACCCTTTGGATTTTCACGTAACCCAGAAGTTCGCACCAGCGCCCCCAAATTTGGAGATGCCGCTTTTATTTTGGCAGGCCGCAACACTACTATTCAAGTCCAGATGAAAAAGTTGTAA
- a CDS encoding HEAT repeat domain-containing protein: protein MTPKKPQKQLKTAPQKALSANQQDPIAPVLQELAHTSNYQETTAQASVSQTAPASFPATVMPIETTSRLAKLNIVDELVQDLRSTDPTKRHKAIWDLGQQGDSRAIQPLVNMLIDADSQQRNLILAALSEINVRSLKPINKAFAVSMQDESPQVRQNAIRDLTRVYDMMAQMSQMLAHALDDPDAEVQATARYALTQMNRMRNVDKKSLADSTLEDSR, encoded by the coding sequence TTGACCCCAAAAAAACCACAGAAGCAACTCAAAACAGCGCCACAAAAAGCTTTAAGTGCCAATCAGCAAGATCCCATTGCACCAGTTTTACAAGAGTTAGCACACACATCTAATTATCAGGAAACTACTGCTCAAGCCAGCGTTTCCCAAACAGCGCCAGCATCATTCCCCGCGACGGTGATGCCCATAGAAACAACTTCACGTCTTGCTAAACTCAACATTGTGGATGAGTTAGTTCAAGATTTACGTAGTACTGACCCCACAAAACGACACAAAGCTATCTGGGATTTAGGACAACAGGGCGATTCGCGTGCAATTCAACCACTCGTCAATATGTTGATTGATGCCGATTCACAACAACGGAACTTAATTTTGGCTGCTTTATCAGAAATTAACGTCCGTTCACTCAAACCAATCAACAAGGCTTTTGCCGTCTCCATGCAGGACGAAAGCCCACAAGTTAGACAAAACGCAATTCGTGATTTAACTCGCGTCTATGACATGATGGCTCAGATGAGCCAGATGTTAGCTCATGCCCTAGATGACCCTGATGCTGAAGTCCAGGCAACAGCAAGGTATGCCCTAACTCAGATGAATAGAATGCGGAATGTAGATAAAAAAAGCCTAGCAGACAGTACTCTAGAAGATTCTCGTTAA
- a CDS encoding peptidoglycan-binding domain-containing protein, giving the protein MGFYSTQASTATTNFAPEKLEVAQVSSTSTIGQVVLKPGSQGPDVQTLQTQLKQLGYYSGIADGKYGDSTKKAVAKFQQAKVFSRVDGVADLATKRILQTALIDNQNKLAVASSSEAPVTTTNNSNSAFRDFLWWSILGLGTLGTIGAILYLLRRFDPKKTTEATQNSATKSFKCQSARSHCTSFTRVSTHI; this is encoded by the coding sequence GTGGGTTTTTACTCAACTCAAGCCAGTACAGCTACAACCAACTTCGCACCTGAAAAATTAGAAGTGGCACAAGTCAGTTCCACTTCGACGATTGGGCAAGTTGTTCTGAAGCCAGGTAGTCAAGGGCCGGATGTGCAAACACTACAAACGCAATTAAAGCAGTTAGGATATTACAGTGGCATTGCTGATGGAAAATACGGAGACAGTACAAAAAAGGCTGTAGCAAAATTTCAGCAAGCTAAGGTGTTTAGTAGAGTTGATGGGGTGGCGGATCTAGCCACTAAGAGAATTTTACAAACAGCCTTGATAGATAATCAGAATAAACTAGCTGTCGCCTCATCTTCTGAAGCTCCCGTCACAACCACCAATAACTCTAATTCAGCCTTTAGAGATTTTCTTTGGTGGTCAATATTGGGCTTAGGAACTTTAGGAACTATTGGCGCAATCTTATATTTATTACGGCGGTTTGACCCCAAAAAAACCACAGAAGCAACTCAAAACAGCGCCACAAAAAGCTTTAAGTGCCAATCAGCAAGATCCCATTGCACCAGTTTTACAAGAGTTAGCACACACATCTAA
- a CDS encoding DMT family transporter: MQLKLSASKFPIAPLLLIAPFFLWGTAMVAMKGVMPHTTPFFLAGVRLLPAGVLILIAAALSGRPQPNSWQAWLWISLFGLVDGTLFQGFLAEGLVRTSAGLGSVMIDSQPLAVALLSLWLFQERIGLWGWLGLGLGVTGISLIGLPDEWIFSLLGTGAEVTIGNWQNLFASGEWLMLLAALSMAVGTVLIRFVTRYVDPVTATGWHMIIGGLPLWGISSVVESQQWENLVGSEWLALAYATVFGSAIAYGLFFYFASSGSLTSLSSLTFLTPIFALLFGHLLLSEVLSTLQWVGVFLTLISIYLINQRDNLAGQNKQSVMEEISAKSQPILAEATAKKLNPLTVKVRESEPETLP; encoded by the coding sequence ATGCAACTGAAACTCAGTGCATCCAAATTTCCCATAGCCCCTCTACTGCTAATTGCTCCATTTTTTTTATGGGGGACGGCAATGGTAGCCATGAAAGGAGTTATGCCCCACACCACACCGTTTTTCTTGGCGGGAGTGCGGTTGCTACCGGCGGGAGTGTTAATTTTAATTGCCGCCGCACTGTCAGGTAGACCCCAGCCCAATAGTTGGCAAGCGTGGTTATGGATTTCCTTATTTGGGCTAGTGGATGGAACCTTATTTCAAGGGTTCTTAGCTGAAGGGTTAGTCCGTACCAGTGCAGGGTTAGGTTCAGTCATGATTGACTCCCAACCTTTAGCGGTGGCGTTGCTGTCGCTGTGGCTATTTCAAGAACGGATTGGTTTATGGGGATGGCTGGGATTAGGTCTGGGAGTCACAGGAATTAGTTTAATTGGCTTACCTGATGAGTGGATTTTCAGTTTACTAGGTACAGGTGCAGAGGTGACAATTGGCAACTGGCAAAACCTGTTTGCTAGTGGTGAATGGTTAATGCTGTTAGCGGCTTTGTCGATGGCAGTGGGAACGGTATTAATTAGATTCGTAACCCGCTATGTTGACCCTGTGACGGCTACAGGCTGGCACATGATTATTGGTGGGTTACCATTGTGGGGGATTTCCTCAGTCGTAGAATCTCAACAATGGGAAAACCTGGTAGGTTCGGAATGGCTGGCTTTAGCTTATGCTACCGTCTTTGGCAGTGCGATCGCCTACGGATTATTTTTCTACTTCGCTTCTAGTGGTAGTCTTACCAGCCTCAGTTCCCTCACCTTCCTTACTCCCATATTTGCCCTGTTATTCGGTCATCTCTTACTCTCCGAAGTTCTCAGTACTTTGCAATGGGTAGGAGTATTCCTCACTTTAATCAGCATCTACCTCATAAATCAGCGTGATAACCTGGCAGGACAGAACAAACAATCTGTCATGGAGGAAATATCTGCAAAATCCCAGCCAATACTCGCAGAAGCAACTGCGAAAAAGCTCAATCCCTTAACTGTAAAAGTTAGAGAGTCTGAGCCAGAAACTCTACCCTGA